Proteins from a genomic interval of Pelodiscus sinensis isolate JC-2024 unplaced genomic scaffold, ASM4963464v1 ctg37, whole genome shotgun sequence:
- the LOC142824047 gene encoding uncharacterized protein LOC142824047: MAKHIRLWFRKALKMAPGPVGSSSSVPAGGEAESHQLGATRPPARPLRTWLQRRLGRRDPAQRGSRVGWLWGLLCGEKHLPQEPSPHYHQGASPCPAPGDLPVSGSPQPLRTSPCSCGSSSVSSSAWASSCSRATSCSRSDPEPPCASAELCQERMDSRVEEGAIYDIEEQLHTRDTSPAALQRFLLAVPPACLAALQRGEDTLAPRCCKDTMMARIVEIMEDSPPPLVLADCLNAACSLRYRPPPADSPPEQIP; encoded by the exons atggccaaacacatcaggctgtggttccggaaagccctgaagatggccccagggccggtggggagcagctcctccgtccccgcgggcggggaagctgaatcccaccagctcggggcgactcgcccaccggccaggcccctccggacctggctccagaggcggctgggaaggcgggacccagcccagcggggcagccgggtagggtggctctggggcctcctctgtggagagaaacacctgccccaggagcccagcccccattaccaccagggggcatcgccctgcccggcccccggggacctgccagtctccgggagcccccagcctctccgcaccagcccctgcagctgtgggtccagctcagtgagcagcagcgcctgggcctccagctgcagccgggccacctcctgcagccgctcagacccag agcccccctgcgcctcggcggagctctgccaggagcggatggactcccgggtggaggaaggggccatctatgatattgaagagcagctccacacccgggacacg agcccagccgccctgcagcggttcctcctggccgtcccccccgcctgcctcgccgccctccaaaggggcgaggacaccctggcgccgcgctgctgcaaggacaccatgatggccaggatcgtg gagatcatggaggactccccccccccactggtcttggccgactgcctcaacgccgcctgcagcctcaggtaccgacccccccccgccgactcccccccagagcagatcccctga
- the LOC142824065 gene encoding uncharacterized protein LOC142824065 gives MAASLAARGHQRSREQVRCKIKDLRQSYSRACLPEADPEACPHFHALDRILGPHAVPAPRDVIDPGAEGPLLDTEEEEEGSESQEPAASLPRTRDPRGTPQSRSPASSEAGEASTSAAPGTAGRTTPPAAAARARASRTARNQEDYQRRHLRFLDRQLRLQDHWVQEDLRLRQRSLEALEEQGRALRGHLQSLLDRFPFPPPPAPPLAPPLAPPAPPLAPPLAPPAPPLDPPLAPPAPPAPPVPPASAPASAPASSTPPVLSAPPSTTIPHRRPRTRSVARRERHPDSHP, from the exons atggctgccagcctggctgccaggggccaccagcgcagccgggagcaggtgcgctgcaagattaaagacttgcggcagtcctactcccgggcctgcctgccagaggctgacccggaggcctgcccccacttccatgccctggaccgcatcctggggcctcatgccgtccctgccccccgggacgtgattgaccccggggcagagggaccgctcctggacaccgaggaggaggaagagggctctgagagccaggagcctgccgccagccttcccaggacccgggacccccgaggcaccccacagagccgctcgcctgcatcatcagaggccggggaggcgtccacct ctgcagcaccggggactgcagggcgcaccacaccgcctgcagcagccgcccgcgcccgggcaagcaggacagccaggaaccaggaggactaccagaggcggcatctccggttcctggaccgacagctccgtctccaggaccactgggtccaggaggacctcaggctgcgccagaggagtctggaggccctggaggagcagggccgtgccctgcgaggccacctccagagcctgctagaccgctttccatttcctcctccccctgctccccctcttgctccccctcttgctccccctgctccccctcttgctccccctcttgctccccctgctccccctcttgatccccctcttgctccccctgctccccctgctcctcctgttcctcctgcttccgctcctgcttccgctcctgcttcatccacaccccctgtcctctctgcccccccctccacaaccattccccaccgacgcccccggacccgcagtgtggcgagacgggagaggcacccagactcccacccctga